The Amycolatopsis umgeniensis DNA segment CTGGCGTGCGCTTGGGCGTACTCGCTGGCGACCGTGGCGTCCGCCTACTTCATCCTGGCGGCGAACTCGTGGATGCAGCATCCGGTCGGGGTCGAATTCGTCGACGGGAAGCCGACGATGAACTCGATCTGGGCGGTGCTGACGAACAACACCGCGCTGGCCGCGATCCCGCACACGCTCGCGGGCGCTTTCTCGGTGGCCGCGGCGTTCCTGGTCGGTGTCGCGGGCTGGCAGTTGTGGCGCAAGCGTTCGGGGGACGACGAGCACCGCGCCGTGTGGCGTTCGTCGTTGCGCCTCGGCGGCTGGACCGGTGTGGTGGCGTTCGCGGTGCTGGCGATCACCGGTGACATGCAGGGCAAGCTGATGTTCGAGCAGCAGCCGATGAAGATGGCGTCGGCGGAAGCGTTGTGCCATACGGAGAAACCGGCGAGCTTCTCGATCATCGCGATCGGCGACGTGAGCGGCTCGAACTGTGAGGACGTCAAGACGTTCAACGTGCCGGCGCTACTTTCCTTCTTGGCGCACAACGACTTCTCGACCGAGGTCAAGGGCGTGGAGAACCTGGTGACCGAGTACCAGGCGAAGTACGGCACGAACTACCCGGACGACCCGCAGCTCGGTTCGCTCGCGGGCAAGCCGATCGACTACGTGCCCAACCTGCCCGTGACCTACTGGGGTTTCCGCGCGATGATCGGTTTCGGCGCGATGTCGGCCGGGATCGGGTTGCTCGCGCTGTGGCTGACCCGGCGCGGGCGGATCCCCGGGCAGCGATGGTTCCCGTGGCTCGTGCTCGGCGGGATCGCGACCCCGTTCATCGGCAACAGCGCCGGCTGGATCTTCACCGAGATGGGGCGTCAGCCGTTCGTGGTGGTGCCGAATCCGACCGGTGTCGACGGAGTGTGGATGTTCACCGCGCAAGCGGTCTCGAAGTTGTCCACAGGCGAAGTGTGGACGTCCCTGATCGCCCTGACGACCGTCTACGCGGTACTCGGCGTTGTCGAGGTCTTCCTGATGCGCAAGTACGTACGCGGCGGCGTCGACGCCGTCATGCCACCCAAGAAACCGGCCCCGACCAGCAAGAACGACAACTCCAAAGGCGGTGACAGCGATGACGACGCCCTCGCCTTCGCCTACTGATCGCCCCGTAACCTCACCTGCCCAGCCCCCCGCCCTTCCCGGGGGACGGCCCCGCACCCAGCGTATCGGGGGTATCGCTCAGGCGGGTTACCCACAGCCAATCTGTGGACAACTTGAGCGGTTGTGGATAACTCAGGGCGACCGGGGTCTGAGGGGTCGGTTCGGGCGGGCCGGCGTGGTAGACGGTGTCGCGAAAGCCACTTTCGCGACGTTGGATGTCCCGAAAGTGGCTTTCGCGACATGCCGCGCGGCGTCACCGGGGCACGTGACAGGGCACGTGCCCGAGCAGGCGTCCCAGCAGCGGGCCGGGACGGCTGAGGGAACCCTTCACTCCGTCACACGCGGGCAAAGCGTCCTTCAGCTCCGGAAGCTCAGCCAGCTCAGGAAAGGGAGCACTCGATGACCCTCGAAACGATCTGGTTCTGCGTCATCGCCCTGTTCTGGCTCGGCTACCTCTTCCTCGAGGGCTTCGACTTCGGCGTCGGCATGCTCATGCCCGTCCTCGCGAAGGACAACACCGAGCGCCGCGTCATGGTCAACACGATCGGCCCGGTCTGGGACGGCAACGAGGTCTGGCTGATCGTCGCGGGCGGCGCGATGTTCGCCGCGTTCCCCGGTTGGTACGCGTCGCTGTTCTCGGCCGCGTACCTTCCGCTCCTGGTCGTCCTGCTCGCCCTCATCGGCCGCGGCGTCGCGTTCGAATATCGCGGCAAGGTCGACTCCGACCGCTGGCGCCGCAACTGGGACCGCGTCATCGGGATCGGCTCGTGGATCCCGCCGTTCGGCGTCGGCCTGCTCCTCGCGACCACCGTCCTCGGCCTCCCGCTCGACGCCGACGGCAACCGGGTCGGCGGACCGTTCGCCGCCATCGGCCTCGAAACGCTGCTCGGCGCGGTCGCGGTCGTCGGGTTCTCGCTGGTCCACGGCGCCGCGTTCCTCGCGCTCAAAACCGAAGGCGACCTTCGCCACCGGGCGCGGAACCTGGCCACGCGCCTGCTCCCGGTCGCTCTCCTGCCGTTGCTCGCGTTCCTCATCGTCGTGCAGCTGCGCTCGGGTGACCTGTGGACGCTGCTCCTGATCGGCATCGCCGTCGTCGCCGCGGTCCTCGCCTGGTTCCGCATCCGCGCGGGCCGGGAAGGGCAGGCGTTCGCCGCGCTCGGCGGGGTCATCGCGGCTTCCGCCGTCGCGATCTTCGTCGCGCTCTACCCGAACGTTCTTCCGTCCACTGTGGACCCGGCGAACACGTTGACGATCGCCGGTGAGGCATCGAGCCCGTACACCCTGACGGTGATGACGTGGGTCGCGCTGTTCGGCGCCCCCGCCGTCCTGATCTACCAGGGCTGGACGTACTGGGTGTTCCGCAAGCGCATCGGCACCCGGCACATCCCACCGGTGCACGCACCATGACCGAACTTCCCGGCCGCGACACCCTTTCCGCCAAGGAGTCCACAATGGACCCAGCGCGACCGGGGAAGGGTCCGCTCGGCGCGCTCGCTCCGCTTTCGAAGGCGGCGCGCCGGGCGTTGATCCTCAGCGGGATCCTCGCCTTCGTCAACGCGGTATTGCTGGTGGGACAGGCGTTCCTGCTGGCCGACGTCCTCTCCGCGGTCGTCCGCGGAACACCGGGGGACCGCACCGCCCAGCTGGCCGTGCTGCTCGCGCTCGTCGCAGGGCGCGCGTTGACCGGCTGGGCGGTGCGGGCGGTCTCCGCCCGCGCGGCGGCACGCGCGAAGGAAGAATTGCGCGCCAAGGCCCTCGACCACGCGCTGAAACTCGGCCCGGAATGGATCGCACGTCGCGGTCACGGTGAGCTGACATCGTTGACCACCAAGGGGCTCGACGCGCTCGACGCCTACTTCACCCAGTACCTCCCGGCGCTGGTGACGGCCGCGATCGTGCCACTCGCCGCGGGCGCCGCGATCCTGGTCGCCGACTGGCCCTCGGCCGCGCTCGTCGTGATCACCGTGCCGCTGGTGCCGCTGTTCGCCATCCTGATCGGCAAGCACACCGCCGAGCGCGTCGCCGAGGCCGCCGACGCCGAACAGCGGTTGTCGGGACATCTGCTGGAACTCGTCCGCGCGCTGCCGATCCTCAGCGCGTTCCGCCGCGCCGAGGCGCAGGCCGAGACGGTCCGGAAGATCTCCGAACGTCATCGCCGCACGACGCTCAAGACCCTGAAAGTCGCGTTCGCGTCGGCGTTCGCGCTGGAACTCATCGCGACCCTGTCGGTCGCGCTGGTCGCGGTCGTCATCGGTGTCCGGCTGGTCTCCGGCGAACTGCCGCTGGCCATCGGACTCGGCGTGCTGATCCTCGTGCCGGAGTGCTACCAGCCGTTGCGCGCGGTCGGCGCCGCGTTCCACGCCAGCGAAGACGGCGTCGAGGCCGTTCGCCGGGTCGCGGACGTCCTCGCGGAACCCTTGCCGCTCCGCGGATCCGAGACACCGGCCAAGGGCGAGATCCAGGTCGGCGGACTGCGCGTCGCGAGGCGCGGCGGCTTCGCGCCCGACGGTGAGACGTTCTCCGTCCGTCCAGGCGAACTGACCTGGTTGCGCGCGCCCAGCGGCGGCGGTAAATCGACGACGCTGGCCGTGCTGCTCGGCTTCGTGCAGGCCCACGACGGGTCGATCACCGTCGGTGGCACCGACCTCGCCGACGCCGACCTCGCACGCTGGCGCGAGAACGTCGCCTGGGTGCCGCAGTCGCCGGTGTTCGGCGGGGGCACGGTCCGCGACGAGGTCGGCGACGACGGCATCCTCGGCGAGCTCGGGCTCGACGGCCTGGCCGAGCGGCCGGTTTCGAAGCTGTCGCAAGGACAACGCCAGCGGGTCGCGGTGGCGCGGGCGCTGGTGCGGATCCGGTCGGGCGCGTGGCTGCTCCTGCTCGACGAGCCCACCGCCCACCTCGACGAGGTCAACGCCGGACTCGTCATGGCCGCCGTCGCCAAGGCCGTCGACAACGGCGCCGCCGCGATCATCGCCGCACACGAACGCACGGCGGCCATCGATATGTCGACAGTGCCCAGGGTCGACATCGGGACCACCGAAGAAGCGCGAACGACAAGGCCGGTGCCGTGGCGCGCCCTGCTGCGACCCAGGTTCTTCGGTGGAGCCCTGCTCGGCGCCGCCGCTTTGCTCGCCGGGGTCGCGCTGACCGCGCTCTCGGGCTGGCTCATCGCCAAGGCGTCGCAACAGCCGCCGATCCTGACCTTGACGGTGATGATCGTCGGAGTGCGGACGTTCGGTCTCGGCCGCGCCGGGCTGCGGTATCTCGAGCGGCTGGTCACGCACGACGCCGCGTTCCGGATCGCCGGGAGCCTGCGGGTCCGGCTGTGGGAGTCGCTGGTGCGGCTCGGACCGGCACGCGCGCTCCGGGCCGGTGAGGAGCAGCGGCGGCTGGTCGGCGACACCGACACCGTGCGCGATCTGCTTCCCCGGGTGCTCACGCCGCTGGTCGTGGTCGCGCTGGTGGCCGCGGGCGCCGTCGCGGTCCAGGCCGCCGTCCTGCCCGAAGCCGGGCTCGCGCTGGCCGCGGCCGTCGTGGTGAGCGCGTTCGCGCCGCTGCTCGCGCTCCGGGCGGAACGGCGCGCGACCAGCGCGCTGGCCGCTGGACGGCGTTCGGTGTCGGCGCAGGTGCTGAGCCTGTTCGAAGCCGCCGCCGAGCTGATCGCGTACGGGGTCGACAAAGAGCGACGTCGCCGAATCGCCAAGATCGACGCCGAGCTGACCGCCGAAGCGCGGCGACAGGCTTTCGGCGCCGGCGCGGCCGACGCCCTGATCATCCTGGCGACGGGTGCCGCCACCGTCGTGAGCACCGGGTTCGCCGTGAGCGCCGTCGCCGCCGGCGCGCTGAACCCGGTTCTCGCCCCGGTGGTCGCCCTGGTGCCGCTCGCGCTGGCGGAGGTGCTCTCCCTTCTTCCGCAGGCCGCGCAGCACTGGGACACCCTTCGCCAGGCCCGTCTGCGCCTCGCCGCGTGCGGTGAGAGGGAATCTCGAGACGTGAAACCCTCTTCCGGCACCGGCGGGGTGCGGATCCGGAACGCGGACCTCGGCTGGCCCGGTACGGCGCACCCGGTTCTCACCGGTGTCGACCTGGACATCGAGCCCGGTACGCACGTCGCCGTCATCGGCCCGAGCGGCGCCGGGAAGTCGACGCTCGTGGCGGCCCTGCTCGGTTTCCTCGAGCCGGGCAAGGGTGACGTCGACGCTCCCGAGAACGTCGCCTGGGCGCCGCAAGAACCGATGCTCGTCTCGACCACCGTCGCCGAGAACCTGCGCCTGGCCAAGCCGACGGCGTCCGAGGCCGACCTGCGAAAAGCCTTGTACCAAGCCGTTCTCGAAGACGTCGAGCTCACCACGATGCTGGACAGCGCGGGCGCCGGGCTGTCGGGCGGGCAGGCGCAGCGGCTCGCGCTCGCGCGCGCCATGCTCGGCGCCGCGCGAGCCGATCTCGTCCTCCTCGACGAGCCCACCGCGCACCTCGACGAACCGACCGCCCGCACCGTCCGCGAACGGCTCGGCGAGGCGCTCGCCGGGAAGACCGTCGTCCACGTCACGCACAACGCCGCCGAGGCGGACGGCGCCGACGTGATCCTGGAGGTACGAGAGGGCCGCGTCACAACGCGCGTACTGGCCGGAGCGGACTAATGTCGATAGCGCTCATGGATCCCACGCTTGCCGCGCGCGCCTTGTCCGCCGCCACCGAGATCACCGGCACCGCCCTGTCCGGCGACGATCCGGGTGACGTGCTGGAGACCGTGGTCGCCCGCGCCGTCGAACTGGCCGAGGCCGACCTCGGTCTCGTCATGGTGCGCGCGGACGACGGCCAGGTCGTCGTCGAGGCGGTGCACGGAGCCAGTACGAAAGGCCTTCGGGGGCTGGCGTTCGCCGCCGATTCCGCCGCCGGACAGGTCGCCCGCGGCGGTGAACCGGTCGTCAGCGAGGACTTCACCGTCGATCCCCGCACGGCGCCGTTCGTGCCACCGGAACTGCAGGACTTCGGCCCGTTCGCGGCGTCGGCGTTCGGCGCGGGCGGACGCGTCCTCGGCGCGCTCACCGTGTACCGCCGCCATGGTGGGGCCCCGTTCTCCGCCAGCACCGTCGAGGTGCTCACCGCCTTCGCGGCGCAGGCGGGCGTGGTGCTCGCGCTGGCGGAAGGGGCCAACGCCCGGCACCGCGTGACGCTTTACCAAGAGCGCGAACGCATCGCGCGCGAACTGCACGACGTCATCGTGCAGCGTCTCTACGGCGCGGGTATGCAACTCGACCGCGTCCGCAAGAACATGCGGAAGCGGTTCGCGCAGGCCGACGGCGTGCGGCTGTCCGAAGCGATCGACCAGCTCGATCAGACCATCGAAGAGATCCGCGGCACCGTGCGCGCGCTGCGCAGTCCGGAGCCCGCGAACGAGACGGTCACCGCCACCGACCTCGCCGAGTCCGCGCGCGGCGAGGTCCGCATCGCGGGCGAACTCCTCGGATACCCGCCGACCCTCGAACTGTCGGGAGAACTGGCCGACATCCCCGCCGAACAGGCGGACCACATCCGCGCCGCCCTTCGCGAAGCACTGTCCAATGTGGTCAGGCATTCCGGGGCGAGCGAGACCCGCGTGACGCTCAGCCGTGATGCGGAAGGCGTCAAACTTCGCGTGCGGGACAACGGATCCGGGGTTCCGCAGGGGGTCGCCAAACGCGGTCTCCGTCATCTCGACGAACGCGCGACGACGTCCGGTGGGCGCTTCTCGATCAATTCTTCGCCGAGTTTGGGGACTTTGGTCGCTTTCGACGTTCCGCTCGATCAAACCGTGTGAAATTAACGGCCTTCGCCGCCCGATAGAGCGACGATTCGCGTATTCCGATTAATCCGTAACGACCGGCGCCGGTGCGCGATTGTAAGGGCATCGAACGCGCTCGGAGCGCGAATTCCCAGTGAAAGGACTCCTCATGTCCTCGGTTCGTCGCGCCCTCGGCACGGCTGTGATCCTGGCCGGGTTCTCCTTGTTCGGCCCCGCTTCCGTCGCGTTCGCGCTGGCCGAGGCACCCGCGGTCGCCGACCTGAATTGCAAGCGTGACTTCAAGTACCAGGAAGACGCACAGGCAGTGCTCGACCAAGACCGGTCTGATCCGCACAATCTGGATGACGACGACGACGGAATCGCGTGCGAAACGCTGCCGAAGCGCGGAACGGCGCCGACCAAAACGATCAAGCCCGGTCTCCCACCGGTCGTCACGGAAACGAAACCCGCGCAATTCGACGACAAGGACTGCGCCGATTTCCCCTCGCAGGCCGCGGCACAGGCCGAGCTCAAGAAGAACCCGCGTGACCCGCACAAGCTCGACGGCGACCACGACGGGTACGCCTGCGAATCCCGCTTCGGCGAGCCCAAGAAATCCGGGCAGGTGAAGGTCAAGCCCGTCGGCGGTGTCGCGACCGGCGGCGGGGAGACCGCCGAACCCAACGGTGGTCTCCTGGAGATCGGCGCGGTCGCGCTGACCGGAGCGGCCCTGCTGACCGCGACGGCGGCGGGCGCGTCCCTCGTTCTCCGGCGGCGTGCCGACCGATGACGAAGGCTTCCTGGCGCCGATGGCCGTTTCCACTGGTCATCGGCACGCTCATCGGGGTGGCGCTCGCGGCCGTACTGACCGCTTGCGCCGTTCCACAGCCGGGCCAGATCACGTCTCCGGCGGCGCCGTCCACGGTGTCCGTGACGGCCCCTACGGCGACCGCGGCCCCTCCGCTCGGACCCTCGAAACCGGTGACGCTCGAGATCCCGGCGATCGGGGTCCGCACCGGCGAGATCGTCGACCTCGGCCTGACCGGGGACGGCAGCCTGCAGGTGCCGTCCGACGCGATCACCACCGGCTGGTTCACCGGCGGTCCGGCACCCGGCGAGCTCGGGCCCGCCGTGCTCGCCGGACACGTCGACTACAAGAAGGTCCCCGGAATCTTCGTCCGGCTCAAGGAGCTGAAGATCGGCGACGAAGCCGTCGTGCATCGCCAGGACGGGGTTGACGCGGTGTTCACCGTGTACGCCGTCGAGCGGCACCCGAAGGCGTCCTTCCCCACGGAGAAGGTCTACGGCGACACGACCGGACCGGAACTGCGCCTGATCACCTGCGGCGGGGACTTCGACTCCTCGACCGGCAACTACCTCGACAACGTCGTCGCCTACGCGAAACTGACCCGCGCTTAGATTCGGGGGATGCGCACGGTTCACGTCGTCACCCATCCGGAATCCACCCACCACGTCGATCGCCTGGTCGGCGGCTGGTTCGACGCCGAACTCACCCCCGGCGGCGAACGCGCGGCCGTCGCCATCGCGGAGTCGCTGCGCGCGAAGGTGCCGGAAGACGTGGAGATCTACGCCTCCGACCTGCGCCGCACCGCGCGGACGGCGGAACTGATCGGCGAGCGGCTCGGCGTGACACCGGTCCTGGACCGGCGGCTGCGCGAGAAGTCGTACGGGGAGGCCGGGGGCAGACCGCAAGAGTGGCTGGACCGCCGGTTCGTCCCGCCACCGGCGACCGGCGAACGGCTGGGGCACGACGAGGGGATCCCCGGCGCGGAAACCAAGGGTGCGATGGCCGCGCGGGTCTACGCGGCGATGGACTCGATCCTGGAGAGCCCCCGCGAGCACCAGATCATCGTGACGCACGGCGGCGCGCTCACCTTCGTCATCGCCGCGTGGATCCGGATGCCGCTCGAGTCGGCCGGGTACGTCGACTTCCGCGGTGCGCCCGGCAGCGTCACGGTGCTTCGTGAGGACGACTACTTTCACAACCGGCAGGTCGTGACTCTCGCCGGGAAATGACAGGATCTCCCCGGAAAGCCGACGAAGACGTGGGGAGATGACATGCCGAGGTTCCTGCGAGCCGTGGCCCTTGCCGCCGCCGTGGCGGTCGTTCCGGTGGCCTTGCCGGGCGCGGCCGCCGCCTCGACCGAGTCGCGTTGTCCGCAGCTGCGGCTCGCCGACCACTGGTACGGCGACAACGCGGCGAAGATCCAGAAGGTCATCGACGAACGCGGCCGCTGCGGCGGGACGCACGGCGAGCGGCCGGTGGCGGTGTTCGACTGGGACAACACGGTCATCAAGAACGACATCTCCGACCAGACCGTCTTCTGGATGATCCGGCACGACAAGGTCCTGCAGCCGAGGAACAAGGACTGGCGCACGACCAGCCGGTTCATGACCGCCGCCGGGGCGGCCGCGCTCGGCAAGGCGTGCGGCACCGCGACCCCGGCCGGTAAACCACTGCCGACCAGCAAGAACGTCGCCTGCGCCGACGAGCTTCTTTCGGTGCGGAAGAACGCGAAGACGAGCACCGGCGAAGAGGTCTTCGCCGGGAACAACCGGCGCTACATGGAGGCGGCCTACGCCTGGGTCGCGCAGATCAACGCGGGCTACCGGCCCGACGAGGTCCGCGCGATCGCCCGTCAGGCCAGGGCGGCGGCGCTGCTGGCGCCGGTCGGAGCGACCCAGAAGGTCGGTTCGAGCACCCAGGTCGCGTGGATCCGGTACTACCCGGAGATCAAGGACCTGGTCACGACGCTGAACAAGGCCGGCTTCTCGACGTGGGTCGTTTCGGCCTCACCGAAGGAGTTCGCGGACGTCTGGGGTTCGGCGATCGGCATCCCGCCGAGCCGCACGCTGGGGATCTACTCGCAGACCACGAACGGCCGGATCAACGGGCACCTCGAAGGCTGCGGCGGGCACGCCGACGGCGCCGACGAGATCATGACCTACATCGACGGCAAGCGCTGCTACATCAACGAGCGGATCCTCGGGATCCGCGGCGCGAAGGCGATGGAAGCGGCACCGGCGGCCAAGCGGCAGGCGCTCGCGGGCGGTGACGCGACCACCGACGTCACGATGCTGCGCGACGCCACCGGAGTCCGCGTGACGCTCAACCGAAACAAGGACGAGCTGATGTGCCGCGCTTACGACAACGCGGACGGGAAGTGGGCGGTGAACCCGATGTTCATCGAGCCCTTCCCCGCGCTGAACCGCGCCTACCCGTGCTCGACGACGGCGTACGAGAACGCCGACGGCACGCACGGCCCGGTGCTGCGCGACGACGGCACGATCATCCCGGACCAGCGCGACACCGTGCACCCTTGAGGCACTAGCGGTCGCGGCGTGCGATCCACGCCGCGGCCTGGGTGCGCCGCTGCATGCCCAGCTTCGCGAGGACGGACGTCACGTAGTTCTTCACCGTCTTCTCGGCGAGGAACAGGCGTTCCGCGATCTCGCGGTTGGACATGCCCTGCCCGATCAGGTCCAGCACCTCGCGCTCGCGTTCGGTGAGGGAGCCGAGTTCGTCCTCGGGCGGATGCCGCAGCTTGTCCAGCACCCGCGCCGTCGACAGCGGATCGAGCAGCGACCGGCCCGCCGCGACCTCGCGGACCGCGTTGACGACGTCCTGACCGCGGACCTGTTTCAGCAGGTACCCGGCGGCGCCCGCCATGATCGCGCCGACCATGGCCTCCTCGTCGTCGAACGCGGTCAGCATCAGGCACTGCGGCGGATTCGCCTTCGAGCGCAGTTCACGGCAGAGCGCGATGCCGTCGCCGTCCCCGAGCCGCACGTCGACCACCGCGACGTCCGGCTCGACGTGCATCGCCACGGCCAGGGCCTCGTCGACCCCGCTCGCCTCGGCGACGACCT contains these protein-coding regions:
- a CDS encoding cytochrome ubiquinol oxidase subunit I; amino-acid sequence: MEVLDLARWQFGITTVYHFLMVPLTIGLSVLVAGMQTAWVRTGDQRYLKMTKFWGKLLLVNFAMGVVTGIVQEFQFGMNWSAYSRFVGDVFGAPLAMEGLVAFFVESTFLGLWIFGWDKLPKKVHLACAWAYSLATVASAYFILAANSWMQHPVGVEFVDGKPTMNSIWAVLTNNTALAAIPHTLAGAFSVAAAFLVGVAGWQLWRKRSGDDEHRAVWRSSLRLGGWTGVVAFAVLAITGDMQGKLMFEQQPMKMASAEALCHTEKPASFSIIAIGDVSGSNCEDVKTFNVPALLSFLAHNDFSTEVKGVENLVTEYQAKYGTNYPDDPQLGSLAGKPIDYVPNLPVTYWGFRAMIGFGAMSAGIGLLALWLTRRGRIPGQRWFPWLVLGGIATPFIGNSAGWIFTEMGRQPFVVVPNPTGVDGVWMFTAQAVSKLSTGEVWTSLIALTTVYAVLGVVEVFLMRKYVRGGVDAVMPPKKPAPTSKNDNSKGGDSDDDALAFAY
- the cydB gene encoding cytochrome d ubiquinol oxidase subunit II, which encodes MTLETIWFCVIALFWLGYLFLEGFDFGVGMLMPVLAKDNTERRVMVNTIGPVWDGNEVWLIVAGGAMFAAFPGWYASLFSAAYLPLLVVLLALIGRGVAFEYRGKVDSDRWRRNWDRVIGIGSWIPPFGVGLLLATTVLGLPLDADGNRVGGPFAAIGLETLLGAVAVVGFSLVHGAAFLALKTEGDLRHRARNLATRLLPVALLPLLAFLIVVQLRSGDLWTLLLIGIAVVAAVLAWFRIRAGREGQAFAALGGVIAASAVAIFVALYPNVLPSTVDPANTLTIAGEASSPYTLTVMTWVALFGAPAVLIYQGWTYWVFRKRIGTRHIPPVHAP
- the cydC gene encoding thiol reductant ABC exporter subunit CydC translates to MTELPGRDTLSAKESTMDPARPGKGPLGALAPLSKAARRALILSGILAFVNAVLLVGQAFLLADVLSAVVRGTPGDRTAQLAVLLALVAGRALTGWAVRAVSARAAARAKEELRAKALDHALKLGPEWIARRGHGELTSLTTKGLDALDAYFTQYLPALVTAAIVPLAAGAAILVADWPSAALVVITVPLVPLFAILIGKHTAERVAEAADAEQRLSGHLLELVRALPILSAFRRAEAQAETVRKISERHRRTTLKTLKVAFASAFALELIATLSVALVAVVIGVRLVSGELPLAIGLGVLILVPECYQPLRAVGAAFHASEDGVEAVRRVADVLAEPLPLRGSETPAKGEIQVGGLRVARRGGFAPDGETFSVRPGELTWLRAPSGGGKSTTLAVLLGFVQAHDGSITVGGTDLADADLARWRENVAWVPQSPVFGGGTVRDEVGDDGILGELGLDGLAERPVSKLSQGQRQRVAVARALVRIRSGAWLLLLDEPTAHLDEVNAGLVMAAVAKAVDNGAAAIIAAHERTAAIDMSTVPRVDIGTTEEARTTRPVPWRALLRPRFFGGALLGAAALLAGVALTALSGWLIAKASQQPPILTLTVMIVGVRTFGLGRAGLRYLERLVTHDAAFRIAGSLRVRLWESLVRLGPARALRAGEEQRRLVGDTDTVRDLLPRVLTPLVVVALVAAGAVAVQAAVLPEAGLALAAAVVVSAFAPLLALRAERRATSALAAGRRSVSAQVLSLFEAAAELIAYGVDKERRRRIAKIDAELTAEARRQAFGAGAADALIILATGAATVVSTGFAVSAVAAGALNPVLAPVVALVPLALAEVLSLLPQAAQHWDTLRQARLRLAACGERESRDVKPSSGTGGVRIRNADLGWPGTAHPVLTGVDLDIEPGTHVAVIGPSGAGKSTLVAALLGFLEPGKGDVDAPENVAWAPQEPMLVSTTVAENLRLAKPTASEADLRKALYQAVLEDVELTTMLDSAGAGLSGGQAQRLALARAMLGAARADLVLLDEPTAHLDEPTARTVRERLGEALAGKTVVHVTHNAAEADGADVILEVREGRVTTRVLAGAD
- a CDS encoding GAF domain-containing sensor histidine kinase; amino-acid sequence: MDPTLAARALSAATEITGTALSGDDPGDVLETVVARAVELAEADLGLVMVRADDGQVVVEAVHGASTKGLRGLAFAADSAAGQVARGGEPVVSEDFTVDPRTAPFVPPELQDFGPFAASAFGAGGRVLGALTVYRRHGGAPFSASTVEVLTAFAAQAGVVLALAEGANARHRVTLYQERERIARELHDVIVQRLYGAGMQLDRVRKNMRKRFAQADGVRLSEAIDQLDQTIEEIRGTVRALRSPEPANETVTATDLAESARGEVRIAGELLGYPPTLELSGELADIPAEQADHIRAALREALSNVVRHSGASETRVTLSRDAEGVKLRVRDNGSGVPQGVAKRGLRHLDERATTSGGRFSINSSPSLGTLVAFDVPLDQTV
- a CDS encoding excalibur calcium-binding domain-containing protein, with product MSSVRRALGTAVILAGFSLFGPASVAFALAEAPAVADLNCKRDFKYQEDAQAVLDQDRSDPHNLDDDDDGIACETLPKRGTAPTKTIKPGLPPVVTETKPAQFDDKDCADFPSQAAAQAELKKNPRDPHKLDGDHDGYACESRFGEPKKSGQVKVKPVGGVATGGGETAEPNGGLLEIGAVALTGAALLTATAAGASLVLRRRADR
- a CDS encoding class F sortase, with amino-acid sequence MTKASWRRWPFPLVIGTLIGVALAAVLTACAVPQPGQITSPAAPSTVSVTAPTATAAPPLGPSKPVTLEIPAIGVRTGEIVDLGLTGDGSLQVPSDAITTGWFTGGPAPGELGPAVLAGHVDYKKVPGIFVRLKELKIGDEAVVHRQDGVDAVFTVYAVERHPKASFPTEKVYGDTTGPELRLITCGGDFDSSTGNYLDNVVAYAKLTRA
- a CDS encoding histidine phosphatase family protein, with the translated sequence MRTVHVVTHPESTHHVDRLVGGWFDAELTPGGERAAVAIAESLRAKVPEDVEIYASDLRRTARTAELIGERLGVTPVLDRRLREKSYGEAGGRPQEWLDRRFVPPPATGERLGHDEGIPGAETKGAMAARVYAAMDSILESPREHQIIVTHGGALTFVIAAWIRMPLESAGYVDFRGAPGSVTVLREDDYFHNRQVVTLAGK
- a CDS encoding haloacid dehalogenase-like hydrolase; translation: MPRFLRAVALAAAVAVVPVALPGAAAASTESRCPQLRLADHWYGDNAAKIQKVIDERGRCGGTHGERPVAVFDWDNTVIKNDISDQTVFWMIRHDKVLQPRNKDWRTTSRFMTAAGAAALGKACGTATPAGKPLPTSKNVACADELLSVRKNAKTSTGEEVFAGNNRRYMEAAYAWVAQINAGYRPDEVRAIARQARAAALLAPVGATQKVGSSTQVAWIRYYPEIKDLVTTLNKAGFSTWVVSASPKEFADVWGSAIGIPPSRTLGIYSQTTNGRINGHLEGCGGHADGADEIMTYIDGKRCYINERILGIRGAKAMEAAPAAKRQALAGGDATTDVTMLRDATGVRVTLNRNKDELMCRAYDNADGKWAVNPMFIEPFPALNRAYPCSTTAYENADGTHGPVLRDDGTIIPDQRDTVHP
- a CDS encoding response regulator, which translates into the protein MPIQVLLIDDHEVVRRGLRDLLSDEPDIEVVAEASGVDEALAVAMHVEPDVAVVDVRLGDGDGIALCRELRSKANPPQCLMLTAFDDEEAMVGAIMAGAAGYLLKQVRGQDVVNAVREVAAGRSLLDPLSTARVLDKLRHPPEDELGSLTEREREVLDLIGQGMSNREIAERLFLAEKTVKNYVTSVLAKLGMQRRTQAAAWIARRDR